The following coding sequences are from one Nicotiana tabacum cultivar K326 chromosome 1, ASM71507v2, whole genome shotgun sequence window:
- the LOC107823660 gene encoding uncharacterized protein LOC107823660 isoform X1 has product MKRSNLPIKYGKYPYLPLKLPCLALETCSFRQTTNARVRLKKRKDLIKMAAIYSLYIINKSGGLIFYKDYGSAGRMDTNDTLRLASLWHSMHAISQQLSPIPGCSGIELLQADTFDLNCFQSLTDIVIAGTKVFVVSEPGTLHMEYLLKYVYELYTDYVLKNPFYEMEMPIRCELFDINLTQAVQKDRVALLGR; this is encoded by the exons ATGAAAAGGTCAAATCTACCCATAAAATATGGAAAATATCCATATTTGCCCCTCAAGTTGCCATGTTTAGCATTGGAAACTTGTTCATTTCGCCAAACTACAA ATGCAAGAGTGCGGCTAAAAAAGAGAAAGGATTTAATCAAAATGGCAGCAATTTACAGCCTTTACATCATCAATAAATCAGGAGGGCTTATTTTCTACAAG GATTATGGTTCTGCTGGAAGAATGGACACAAATGATACTTTGAGATTGGCAAGTTTATGGCATTCGATGCACGCAATCTCTCAGCAGCTGTCCCCGATTCCTGGTTGCTCCGGCATTGAACTCCTTCAAGCTGATACTTTCGATCTGAATTGCTTCCAATCTCTTACTG ACATTGTAATTGCAGGGACAAAAGTTTTTGTGGTCAGTGAACCTGGAACTCTGCATATGGAATATCTCTTGAAGTACGTTTACGAATTATACACTGATTATGTCTTGAAGAACCCCTTCTATGAAATGGAAATGCCAATCCGGTGTGAACTCTTCGACATAAATTTAACACAGGCAGTTCAGAAAGATCGGGTTGCCTTATTGGGCAGATGA
- the LOC107823660 gene encoding uncharacterized protein LOC107823660 isoform X2, with the protein MKRSNLPIKYGKYPYLPLKLPCLALETCSFRQTTNARVRLKKRKDLIKMAAIYSLYIINKSGGLIFYKDYGSAGRMDTNDTLRLASLWHSMHAISQQLSPIPGCSGIELLQADTFDLNCFQSLTGTKVFVVSEPGTLHMEYLLKYVYELYTDYVLKNPFYEMEMPIRCELFDINLTQAVQKDRVALLGR; encoded by the exons ATGAAAAGGTCAAATCTACCCATAAAATATGGAAAATATCCATATTTGCCCCTCAAGTTGCCATGTTTAGCATTGGAAACTTGTTCATTTCGCCAAACTACAA ATGCAAGAGTGCGGCTAAAAAAGAGAAAGGATTTAATCAAAATGGCAGCAATTTACAGCCTTTACATCATCAATAAATCAGGAGGGCTTATTTTCTACAAG GATTATGGTTCTGCTGGAAGAATGGACACAAATGATACTTTGAGATTGGCAAGTTTATGGCATTCGATGCACGCAATCTCTCAGCAGCTGTCCCCGATTCCTGGTTGCTCCGGCATTGAACTCCTTCAAGCTGATACTTTCGATCTGAATTGCTTCCAATCTCTTACTG GGACAAAAGTTTTTGTGGTCAGTGAACCTGGAACTCTGCATATGGAATATCTCTTGAAGTACGTTTACGAATTATACACTGATTATGTCTTGAAGAACCCCTTCTATGAAATGGAAATGCCAATCCGGTGTGAACTCTTCGACATAAATTTAACACAGGCAGTTCAGAAAGATCGGGTTGCCTTATTGGGCAGATGA